The region TGGCTCTACCATCAGGAGGGAGAGTGAGACGATTGTGGATGGCTTGTACCACATCATAACCCCACATGCGTGTATAGTGTTTCTCATAGAGTGTGAGTTCTACAATCAGCTCTTCCCTAACCCGAGGCCAACCGTCCTGACCGTTCTGAAGGTCCAGCAATGCAGCGACGGCTCTGTATCCACAATTACCATCCCCGACAACATCTATCACTTCATGTATATATGGCCATAAAAAAGATGGCAACTCCGGTAAGTAGATTTTGGAGCCGGTGGCCGTCATAGCCTTCTTGTTCTTTGACTTAGGAGCTTGCGATGTtggagttgttttaggagttttgGTGAGCCTAGGTTTCCTCTTGCTAGCTTTCGATTCTTGTTCTTTGGTCTGATTGTCAACATGTTCCCAATGTGAAAGGTCACGCTGGGTGGATCCTATTGATTGACCTCTGGGAGGTTTGGTTTTCCTCTCCTTGGACGATTGATTGTGCTTTATATTCACTTCAGGAGGACACAATGAACTGATTTGAGGACAATAAAGCTCTTTAAGCTTCCTTCTCAGCATACTTTGGCCCGCATCATCCAAGGTATTGAAATGAGCCCACAAAGCCTCAATCTCTAGCGGCATGCATCCACTGTTTGAGGTTTGACTCTCCACAACAGGCACTTGTTCCTAAGAAAgtatcttccagaatggatcaACTGCTGCATACGGAATTGAGGCCATACTCTGAAGTGCACaagcgcaaggtagtccatgagtgacTTTCATCACGCAACCGCATTTCTCACCATGACCCCAAAATCTGTTTTGTTCATCATACATTAGGTGAAGTGCATGTTTAGCAACGAATCCTCTCATATTCTTATACATTGGAGACTTGAAACGGTGCTCTACAATGttaatactgcgctcaaacgatgcttgtATTGCATTGTGGCGTACAATGGTCAACCTATCAATTGCTTCCCATGAATCGCACAGGTTACCCTTGCCGTTCCTAAGCATCTTCTTCAAGCTTGCATGTGCACTTTCAGCCCTGCATACAAACATGAAGCTAGTCTATCAAGCCTATCAAATGCatacaaaaaatgaaacaagcctatcaaatgaatcaattctatcaaatgaaacaagtctatcaaatgcatacaaaaaatgaaacaagcctATCAAGTGAATCAATTCTATCAAATGAAGCAAGTCTATCAAGATTGCATGTGCGtagtacctgttacttgttgtcgtTCCAAAATGCTTCACTCTGTTTGTCCATGCCTTCacaaatttctccttgtgaaCCAACCAAGTGTCATAAATGTACGATGTGAACCTTGGATGATccttacacatatcacacatgtCGCTCCATTCCTCCTCAAATTGTGTAGTTGTTTCCGCATATACCACTTCATTCCACTTTTGCATCACTAAGGCTTTAAAATCCGTTGTGTCAACCCACAATTTGCACTTTGCCTCaacattcttgtttatgtggaaTAGGCATAGTAAATGGGTAGCCTCAGGAAAAATATTCCGAACAGCACTGAGTAAAGCCAATTCCCTATCAGTCACAATCACTCCAGGTAATCGGGCAGGGTCAGCAAGTAGAGATTTCATGCACTCCAAGGCCCAAACATAGTCAGGTGTGCGCTCACGAGTCATGTAGCAAAATGCAATGGAGTAAGTCAGACCAGTAGAAGTGAGGCCAACCATTTCAAGCAATGGAATTTgaaatttgtttgtcttgtatgtgcaatccatgattACCACGtgagggaatgtgttgaagagtTTAATAGCATTAGGATGAGCCCAGAAAAGTTCCATAATGACACCCGAATCTTcttcatgtctttcaaagtgaacATAGTTGGCTTCTGCCAACTTCTTCAGCAAATATTGCATCTCTGTAAGTGGCCCGCGGTCTAATTCTTTAACTTTTTTGATGCGATTATACACTTGAGTGATGGTAGACAAGTTACCCGGATTATTTTCCTTCAAAGTGGCCAACATGTGTCTCGGTGGGACCCAATTGTTATTCATGCTGTCGACTTgaaccttctcttcttctgttaGTCGACCAGCATAGGAATGGCCAACCAAAGatctagctggttcatggttgtgtaccCCTTCCAACACTTTCAGCCACCAATTTTTATCACCCTCCGTAGGTCGTCCTTTAAGTTTAAAAGGACAATCACATTTTTGTGATCCGGTGGAGTTGTACTTGAAGGACTTAGGGTCCTTGTACGGGATGTACACACCATGCTTCGAGCACCGCAGAACAATATACATATTTCCACCTTTTCTGGAATAATCAGACCTTCCAGTCACAATCGCATATCCATTGTCCTTCCCAACATTCTTAGCCCATTGTTTAAGGTCATCAACAGTTTCAAATATCTGTACAGTGGTAacatatcattttaaaattagtaatcaattcaagcatcaCTAAACAATAATGTCATTATGGTATACGCAATGAATACCTGATCGGTCGACCATAAATGAGTGGTATCCACACTTATAGGCTGAACATTATCTTGTTGTTGAAGCAACATTCCTTCACTGACATCATTATCTTGTTTTAGAAGCAGCATTTCATCATCATAGAAAAATGTGCTCGTCATACTGCCTGCATAAACCAATCTGCCACTGGTTAACAGTCCGTATAATGAACATTCGTACTAATCCGAGACTATAACTCTCGTACTAATCCGAGACTATAACTTTCGTACTAATCCGAGACTTGAACATTCGGATTTATGTCGGGGCAGAAAAGTtgaagtgatggtggtggcaaaaaatgaagagaaatttaAATGGTAGAAAATATAAACAAACGTATATTATTGGCAAATTATAATGGATGCAATGATACATACCAAGGTGGTGCTGGTTGAtgaaggttgttgttggtggtgcatgaaggttgttgttggtggtgcaatgatggtggtgggggGTTGAGGGGTAGTAAGAAAAGAGGAAGTGAGGGAGTGAGGGTGATCAGAAGTGAAATGTAATGGGGGGTGGTTTGGTGGTTGAGGAGTTTATGCAGGCCATAATGGTGGTGAGGTAGGTGAAGCTATGGAGTAATGGTGCTGAAAAAGGTGGTAGAATCTGTCAGAGGTGTCCGGAAGTTGAAGTTTCATACTAATCCGAAGGATGAAGTTTCATACTGATCCGAAGGTTGAAGTTTCGGATTATATCTTGAAGATTAAACTTCATTACAAGGGTTTGTGTTGTTGAGTGCCAGGTTTTGGTTTCCATTACAAGGGTTGATTATTAGGGTTGGTTATAAAAgttattgatttttaaaattattagggttgattataaaagtgaaaaagaaaaaaaaaatgttaaagtgaAGATAAAGCTCACAAAttattagggtttagggtaaaagtgaaaaataaaaaaaaatatacgttAAAGTGAAGATAAAACTCATACTAATCCGAAATAGTAGTGCAAAATACATAGTCCCCTAATATCATAATAGTAATGTCAACAAAATGCTCATACAACTAATGTCCCCTACTGTCCCCTACCCCGACGACCTCCCCTACCCCTACGACCTCCCCTGGCTCCTGCCCTGCCGCCCTCCCGGCCACCTGCTGCCCTGCCGCCCTCCCGGCCACCTGCTCGGCCACCTGCTCGGCCGCCGGCTCGGCCACCTACTCGGCCACCTGCTCCCAGACCTCCTCTCCCAGCAGCGTAAGCAACGCCCTGTGTCCCAGCCAAGTTCTGGAGGATGCGAAGTGCTCTCTCCGTTAAAGCGCGGGCCTGTGTGCCTGGCAGCAAAGCATCATCCACCTCAAGTGACAACTCAAGGACTTCTAAAGCCCTACGCAAAGCAGCCtgaaagtaaataataaaaaaaacgctGTTAGTAAATCACATACAGAAAACCACAAGTGcataaagaaaatagaaataaaatttaaaatttaccaCGGCACTGAGATCAATCCTCCTCTCATCCGGTATGATGAAACAATGAGACACTCTAGCGTACCAATCCATGTAACCGCCCACAGCCTGTCCCTCCTCTATAGCAGGGTCGCCCTCAGGGAACAAGTACTGCACATAACCTGCGAATGCCGCATCAACAGCCTCAGCTGCGGGAGATCTATCCATCTCACTAGGGTGGCGCGGGATCGTCTGTATATACCCAAACTGTAGCATGACCCGCTCCGGAAGATGAGGTCGCACAGCAGGGGGATAGGGACACCGAATGTAGCCTGAGAACAAAGCCCTCTCATCCCGCTGTCGCCATTCCCTGTGGGCCTCATATGGAGTCCAAGTGACGTCGTCGGCCGTCAACTCATCAAGTAGTACTCGCCTCTCGTCAAGCCTAGCATGCCCCGACCGTGACTCTGTCCACCTACGAGCTCTGGGCTGGTCCTCTGTGTAAGCCGGGTTCGCATACCGGCGAACGAGCCTGTCTGGAAAGTGCTCAAAGACCCAGGCCATCAACAGGGAAGTGTAACCGCCCATCTGTTTGACCCCGCTGCGAGAAGACTGTCcaagctggtcgtacaacgtGGCAAGGGCCATGGCGCCCCACGCGAACTCCGACACCCGCTCAAGATCCTGTAGCATGCCTATCCAACGGGCGGAGAATGAGTGCCCCCCACTCTTGTCGGCGAACAATGTCGCGCCAACAAGATGCATCAGGTACATCCTGGCTGCATGCTCATACCGCCCCTCTACATTACAATGTAATACCAATTATGattaagtaaatataaataatagttGGAAAAAGTTCAGATAATGAATGAAACAAACCTGCAACAGCTTTCGGGTAAAGGTCTCGCAAGAAGCTGAACCTCATAGTCGGACCCCTAAGCCTATCAAACTCAGCCATGTACAAATCTGCATCCCCCCCTAACAGCAAAGCGCAGGTCTCTGCCACATCATATCTCGAGGCCACTCCTGGAGTGTAGAATCTCCCACCAACCGGGATGTGAAGAAGAGCGGAGACGTCGTCAAGGGTGACAGTCATCTCCCCAAATGGCATGTGGAAACTACTAGTCTCCTCGTGCCACCTCTCCACAAGGGCCGATATAAGCCCTGGATCCGTCTCTACATAGCTGCACCTAACCAGTGGATACAGTCCGCTCCTCTCCACAATCAAGCGGACCTCCCTGTAATTGTCCCCCTCACACGTCATCAGCCCGAGCTTCGTACCAGCAGTGGCAAGCCTCAAATCACCTCGCTCAGAATAACGAGGGTCAGTGGTGCCTAGTAGGGTATGCCACGTCCACGGCGCTATGTGATCCGGGTAATGCTGCAGAAGTGACAACTCAACCGGCCCACCAGGAAACGGTGGATATCTCTGGAGCGGCGGCATATTCggatcctctacctctacatCCTCACCCTCAATCTCAGACTCAGACCCCGACTCCGACCCCGACTCCGACTCCGGctcctcaactgcatcaatatcAAGTGAAGAGGTGGAAGGCTCAACAGTATCGTGGGCGGTAACCTCAGGCGTCGACTGAGGAGAAACCTCAGTAGCAGTAACCTCAGGCGTCGAGAGAGCAGGAACCTGAgtagcaggaacctcagtagcaggGGCAGGAACCTCAGTATCAGGAACCTGAgtagcaggaacctcagtagcaggGGCAGGAACCTCAGTGGTCGCCTTCGGAGCCCCCTTCCTAGCACCCTTCCTATCCCGCTTCCGAGAAGTCGACACATCTGTATCATGATCACCTCGCCTATGAGAAGCGTGGAGATAGGCACGACGATCGGCCAACTCTTCAGACGATACCCTCTTAGTTTGCTTTGTCCTCGCCATAATCTATcagaaaaaataaggaaaacagATTAATAGCTATGTAATGAGTAACTAACTAGTTGAAGCAATCCACAAGTATACACAGTAAACtaatgttatgaaatttcaatacaattcaaataatgttatgaaattcaaatgtgAAATCTCAAGTTGGTTATGTCCTTAACCACTACCCTAAGATAGCCAAAAACATGGAAATTATCTTCACCCCATTCATCTTATCATGAAAAACAATAACAGAAGCAATAGGAGAGACAGTACTGAATCTCTCAagtccgaatcttgaagtcctgaaccagtccgaatcttgaagtcctGAACCAGTCCGAATCTTCAAGATTCGGAGTACGAATATCCCCAAATTCGCACGTCAGAACCCCATATACCCCAGAAATCACAATAGGAATGAAATTTCACCAAATCAACTCATAAAAAGGGATTCGAAACCTAACCTAGTCTGAAATACCTAAATTTGAAACCCTAAATTTGAAATCACAACACCA is a window of Lotus japonicus ecotype B-129 chromosome 5, LjGifu_v1.2 DNA encoding:
- the LOC130719999 gene encoding PKS-NRPS hybrid synthetase cheA-like, giving the protein MTSTFFYDDEMLLLKQDNDVSEGMLLQQQDNVQPISVDTTHLWSTDQIFETVDDLKQWAKNVGKDNGYAIVTGRSDYSRKGGNMYIVLRCSKHGVYIPYKDPKSFKYNSTGSQKCDCPFKLKGRPTEGDKNWWLKVLEGVHNHEPARSLVGHSYAGRLTEEEKVQVDSMNNNWVPPRHMLATLKENNPGNLSTITQVYNRIKKVKELDRGPLTEMQYLLKKLAEANYVHFERHEEDSGVIMELFWAHPNAIKLFNTFPHVVIMDCTYKTNKFQIPLLEMVGLTSTGLTYSIAFCYMTRERTPDYVWALECMKSLLADPARLPGVIVTDRELALLSAVRNIFPEATHLLCLFHINKNVEAKCKLWVDTTDFKALVMQKWNEVVYAETTTQFEEEWSDMCDMCKDHPRFTSYIYDTWLVHKEKFVKAWTNRVKHFGTTTSNRAESAHASLKKMLRNGKGNLCDSWEAIDRLTIVRHNAIQASFERSINIVEHRFKSPMYKNMRGFVAKHALHLMYDEQNRFWGHGEKCGCVMKVTHGLPCACALQSMASIPYAAVDPFWKILS
- the LOC130720001 gene encoding uncharacterized protein LOC130720001, whose protein sequence is MARTKQTKRVSSEELADRRAYLHASHRRGDHDTDVSTSRKRDRKGARKGAPKATTEVPAPATEVPATQVPDTEVPAPATEVPATQVPALSTPEVTATEVSPQSTPEVTAHDTVEPSTSSLDIDAVEEPESESGSESGSESEIEGEDVEVEDPNMPPLQRYPPFPGGPVELSLLQHYPDHIAPWTWHTLLGTTDPRYSERGDLRLATAGTKLGLMTCEGDNYREVRLIVERSGLYPLVRCSYVETDPGLISALVERWHEETSSFHMPFGEMTVTLDDVSALLHIPVGGRFYTPGVASRYDVAETCALLLGGDADLYMAEFDRLRGPTMRFSFLRDLYPKAVAGLFHSLSELFPTIIYIYLIIIGITL
- the LOC130720000 gene encoding protein MAIN-LIKE 1-like, with the protein product MYLMHLVGATLFADKSGGHSFSARWIGMLQDLERVSEFAWGAMALATLYDQLGQSSRSGVKQMGGYTSLLMAWVFEHFPDRLVRRYANPAYTEDQPRARRWTESRSGHARLDERRVLLDELTADDVTWTPYEAHREWRQRDERALFSGYIRCPYPPAVRPHLPERVMLQFGYIQTIPRHPSEMDRSPAAEAVDAAFAGYVQYLFPEGDPAIEEGQAVGGYMDWYARVSHCFIIPDERRIDLSAVVNFKFYFYFLYALVVFCM
- the LOC130719998 gene encoding uncharacterized protein LOC130719998, whose product is MPLEIEALWAHFNTLDDAGQSMLRRKLKELYCPQISSLCPPEVNIKHNQSSKERKTKPPRGQSIGSTQRDLSHWEHVDNQTKEQESKASKRKPRLTKTPKTTPTSQAPKSKNKKAMTATGSKIYLPELPSFLWPYIHEVIDVVGDGNCGYRAVAALLDLQNGQDGWPRVREELIVELTLYEKHYTRMWGYDVVQAIHNRLTLPPDGRATKAKWMHLPEMGYLIANRFRVVFISISLKSSYTYLPMRGGAPPLEHPVIAIGHVTNHFVQLKLVSGHPMPPIAPQWKYNVEEPESEWCKPYKERLDRFMAEHTVWIVSGFRGNNQKKWNKIHHQPSSALANAKTTLPPALVLSFPAQLAPSRPP